TTTCACACTGGCCAAACAATTACACGAAAAGGAAATGGTGCCAATTTAATCCGGCTTTCAACGGTGAACTCACTGTCCGGGAAGTTTCTGTCTTCTACAAACCTTACGAACACGTATTTCAAATTAGGAGAGACTCAGTGTCTTGTTTGTAGGAAAACAGACTTCTGCAGAATTGTTAAATTTTAGTTCAGATACCTATATTCCAGCTATTGTAACTCCAATTCAATCATTTATtcccagaaaggaaaaaaagttattcttttaaaaatgtgatggtTACAGGTAATTAAGCCCTTTTTTGATTTTGTGGGTGGCTCTGAAAAGAGCCTTTGGGTTGGTTTTGAACTGAAGATTTCTGCTGCTTTCTGATCAGCTTCACTTGCTCTTGGCCTTGTGGCTCTCAGTTTTCTTGGGGAGCAGCACTGCCTGGATGTTGGGCagaacacccccctgagcgatcgTCACTTTGCCAAGCAGTTTGTTGAGCTCCTCGTCGTTACGGATGGCGAGCTGCAGGTGACGGGGGATGATCCTAGTTTTCTTGTTGTCCCGAGCAGCGTTGCCGGCTAACTCGAGAATCTCAGCGGTCAGATACTCGAGCACCGCGGCCATATAGACCGGGGCTCCTGCTCCTACCCGCTCAGCGTAATTACCTTTGCGAAGCAGACGATGCACTCGACCCACCGGGAACTGCAGCCCAGCCCGCGAGGAGCGAGACTTTGCCTTAGCCCTCGCTTTGCCTCCCTGCTTTCCTCTGCCTGACATTGTAAATCACAAAAAAAGAAACTGCTATGATAGTCgacaaaagtcagaaaaaaatgagTTTCGCGCTGCCTTTATATATTTTCTATTTGGAGTTTTCAAAGATTGTGATAGGCTGAAAAGTACGAATTGTCTGAACAGCCAATGGCGATGGAGATGTAACTCTGACCAATGAGAAGGTTAATGGAACATTCGAAACCCGTCTATTGTCTCAGAACCAATAGAAAATCAGTAAAGTGAGACTTTAGTGTGCATAAGTTCTCTATAAATAGAGCTACTGTCAGCTTCTTTCGtcgttgcaatttttttttatttaagcagTGTGTGAGAGAACACAGACCAAAAATGCCGGAGCCAGCAAAATCTGCTCCCGCTCCCAAGAAGGGCTCTAAAAAAGCTGTGACTAAGACTCAGAAAAAGGGCGATAAGAAGCGCAGAAAGACGAGGAAGGAGAGTTATTCCATCTACGTGTACAAAGTGCTGAAACAAGTTCACCCGGACACCGGTATCTCCTCTAAGGCCATGGGGATCATGAACTCCTTTGTGAACGACATCTTCGAGCGCATTGCGGGGGAAGCGTCTCGCCTGGCTCATTACAACAAGCGTTCAACCATCACTTCCCGGGAGATCCAGACCGCTGTGCGCCTGCTTCTGCCGGGGGAGCTGGCCAAACATGCCGTGTCTGAGGGCACCAAGGCCGTCACCAAGTACACCAGCTCCAAGTAAATAGTTTGTTATAAGACTACGAACACCTTTAACCCAAAGGCTCTTTTAAGAGCCATCCACTTTATCACCCAAGGAGCTCTAATATCACTAACTGCTGCTGCTTGTGTTCTTCAAACTACAAcaaagtgtattttttaaaacaaactgtatTTGTGCTTTAGTTTCAGGCAACTtgttaaagcattttttaaaattgcatatgCCCCCTATATCGAGGGGGGACTGATTTCGTTTTAGTAAATGGCATTGTCAATTTAAACTATATAGGGGTTTcaatttttaaggaaaaaatgtaGGTGTTCCTCGTCCTTCtcgtttctccccctcccaaccaATATTTCGGTGAGGtgtcccgcccccacccccaagaaatataaaatatggctAAACGGTTTGtccagtaaataaaatatttgaaattttaccAGATGACACGGTTCAGTACTCTATTTTACTAAAGAATAATCCTAGAGGTTCGCCTAAAAAGTTTTGGCTCCATGAATATCCTTATCTGCTTATTCACAATTTATAAATCCTATCTGCCTGAAGGATAGTTGGTTTGCCTCATTGTTTCTATCATTCTTTAAATTCCTGTAGCTAAAACTCAAATGCTTTCCCGCCTCTCTCTAGTTTATCTGAATAATCTTGCTATTTGGGACTATTAGTATaagaatataaatataaacattaaCAAATGTTACAAATTATGGGGGTGTTACAGCTCCTTTCAGCGTGAATGTAGTGGGTTTTAAAAGACCCTTTTGGTCGTTTGGAAGTTGCAGAagagagctgagctgagcagccTGTAAACCCTTTCACCACTGTTACGCCGGCGTAACTGGATGTCCTTGAGCAGGAGGTGACTCTCTTTGGCGTGAATAACACACAGGTTAAATTTAATATCTGCAAAGAGCCCCGCCAAGCAGGGTTCGCTGGCTTCCTCTCAGGCCATAACGGCCGAGCTCTGGAAGCACAGATAGAAAGCTGTCGCCACAAGCTGGCTGGTTCCCTGAAATTCAGGATCCTAGAACCAGCCCAGTACCGCGTTCTtctgctgcccctcctctcctcccccgacACTCGGTCTACAAAACCGCCTTCCCTTTTCTGCCACCTCGGTGcatattttatttcttccattATATCAGAGGCTCCATGTATCGCTATTTTTCTTTCAGAACGACCAGTCCATTAATCAATATCATCCCTGCTCTCTGTCTTTTACCGCTGAATAACCATCATGCACACAAATCATTGGAGATAAGGAAGGGGTGGGGATAATAGAAATAGTTAACCCACAGAATGGGCTGAAACCTCTCTCGATCCTCGTTGTAGTTTGTGTTTTAATCTGTGGTGTGGTTATTTAGAGGGTGGCACAACTACCCTTCAATAATTATCAAGGTTCCTTCTTATCATTCGTATACCCCACCTCAAACTAACCCATTGGCGACTTGTTTACAGGTTACTTCTAGCGAGATTGAGAATAAAGGTTTCCACGTGATCATCTGtttaaaagcaaaatagaaaATACTTTGACTACCCCCACCGTAGCCCTTTGTTACACGATGGTGTTTCAAAATCCAATAGAAAATCCCGCAGAAGATAATTTTATACTCAGTGAATATTCAAAACGCCACCTACAGAAGTCTAGGTAGTTCTAAGTATTTTCAAAGAGGAAATACAGCGGAAGGTTAGCATTAACCAATCCTTTAGCAGCGCGGGCTTTTCAAACTAACCAATGGGTAAATCTCGCTTTCAATAGCCAAACAGAAAAGATATTTTGGTCCCTAAATCACCCCGTTTCTCCCTTCCCTGTTCCCTCATTTTCTATCCTCATCTTCACCCCTTGGAGACCAGAGCTGATGTGCGACTCCaggaacagccccccccccctccctaaataaataaaaataaaaagatttctagCAGGGACTGGAAAGAGCTCTTCTGTCCTTTCCCGGGA
The DNA window shown above is from Trachemys scripta elegans isolate TJP31775 chromosome 1, CAS_Tse_1.0, whole genome shotgun sequence and carries:
- the LOC117879221 gene encoding histone H2A type 2-C yields the protein MSGRGKQGGKARAKAKSRSSRAGLQFPVGRVHRLLRKGNYAERVGAGAPVYMAAVLEYLTAEILELAGNAARDNKKTRIIPRHLQLAIRNDEELNKLLGKVTIAQGGVLPNIQAVLLPKKTESHKAKSK
- the LOC117879258 gene encoding histone H2B 8; protein product: MPEPAKSAPAPKKGSKKAVTKTQKKGDKKRRKTRKESYSIYVYKVLKQVHPDTGISSKAMGIMNSFVNDIFERIAGEASRLAHYNKRSTITSREIQTAVRLLLPGELAKHAVSEGTKAVTKYTSSK